In Osmia bicornis bicornis chromosome 1, iOsmBic2.1, whole genome shotgun sequence, the following proteins share a genomic window:
- the LOC123988035 gene encoding cilia- and flagella-associated protein 251-like has translation MTSNISSPSSSKDSSINSQNKTNDADDFKEKTESNLCPFRLLWSFGINSEVPIINLTTENRTIIAYACSHAVIIYNYESKDVVNLQGHVCFSFTPFLYTGCPRTGVGAEEG, from the exons ATGACATCAAATATTTCCTCACCATCATCTTCAAAAGATTCTTCAATAAATTCTCAAAATAAAACTAACGATGCGGATGATTTTAAGGAAAAGACAGAATCTAACCTTTGTCCTTTC AGATTATTATGGTCCTTTGGAATAAACTCAGAGGTACCAATAATAAACTTAACCACTGAAAACCGAACGATCATTGCATATGCCTGCTCGCATGCTGTAATAATCTACAATTACGAATCGAAGGATGTGGTTAATCTTCAAGGTCATGTATGTTTCTCTTTCACTCCATTcttatatacagggtgtcccagaactggggtaggagccgaagagggatga
- the LOC114881046 gene encoding cilia- and flagella-associated protein 251-like has translation MTAARISPNAKYVVTIGNEINQKVHFWLWTYGKDEPDGIMELIEISGDRVKDIAFNEDLPEEFVLTADANVVFCKWENNELTRYYPQIFGNALRYGNFNCSCFISKSHRVVTSSTNGYILLWSIVSGTERSHVKSVRLHKCSITALIHHDGLIVVGTAGGRICFYDIELKILYACQNSYLDCIQSISFELRTSLLAPVPVVSESELEFSEEDSVEYEGEFEGHSESKLEDSLCDEKIGYLKKIESLILEEVESSATVNLEPMLRNHNRDKENFTKSIGPIDTTLESSLFYTDNFIVSSLNGSIALIDIPSLKCKFIFQDTGGLITSLDAHPRSDFIVTGNAHGLLCLYDYKKRKVILRRKTPPLPDLNLLIEHQVKCGHIVYSTCPQNNEKLTAITVLKYSPAGDMLACGLENGVLWMLHPITLDPLDEIPYKHSTESIHKLIFTECAEYMAYSDNTQVIAVFKRNRQLFFGNYLWNFLGKYRVHNGVIRDLLFGPATCNSVVPRLFSLGEDKNLIEYNLEDSGPYPDPGLLIAEIYQIEYTAIPLCLAWYPELGIEKFLMISNSEYKYRLLNDQTKMIRGTFLGPLFSTPVRYLKVIPGMELKGGGYIIFATEKEIGLQIYPFDGNPYKILGMIGHPRKVTNISINSDGNILFTSGHNDHCVLMWKIKCRSVDVLARLGGESLNPYYCLIQGGKTGWFINEMRDFFYYAQILQQGENTIAIRTVSETISIKQITNLMRAVGYYPSNEEIEIFMGEISYRNYADTGQLVEEVTFEQYVKLYINHRPAFGISMHQLQEAFQIFSNPHRRVSLKEENPVMTRDRFVKILFGEGPEGMLKDTDNLFGEPLTSHEAFVYLTFLINSDEHLEDLFYRDKDTRSPSVEFTFLPEPMVCTSSAAVDYRPTINENKKQQNSRWNIVLFDILFAKYHIEILASITLTG, from the exons ATGACCGCAGCAAGGATCAGTCCAAATGCTAAATACGTAGTTACCattggaaatgaaataaatcaaaaagTTCATTTCTGGCTGTGGACGTACGGGAAAGACGAACCTGATG GAATTAtggaattaattgaaattagtgGTGACAGAGTGAAGGACATAGCTTTCAACGAGGATCTTCCGGAAGAATTCGTTTTAACCGCTGATGCTAATGTAGTATTCTGCAAGTGG GAAAACAATGAGTTGACGCGTTATTACCCCCAAATCTTTGGTAACGCACTGCGATATGGAAACTTTAATTGTTCCTGTTTCATATCGAAATCACATCGGGTGGTAACGTCATCGACAAAcg GATATATTTTGCTTTGGAGCATTGTCAGTGGTACAGAAAGGAGCCACGTTAAATCTGTGCGGCTCCATAAATGCAGTATCACCGCACTAATACATCACGATGG ATTGATAGTGGTTGGCACAGCGGGGGGCCGAATTTGTTTCTACGATATCGAGTTAAAAATACTTTATGCGTGCCAAAATTCTTATTTAGATTGTATACAGTCGATCAGCTTTGAACTAAGAACCTCGTTATTAGCTCCTGTGCCCGTAGTCAGTGAATCTGAAC TTGAATTCAGTGAAGAAGACAGTGTAGAATATGAAGGAGAGTTTGAAGGACATTCAGAAAGTAAACTAGAAGACTCTCTCTGCGATGAGAAGAttggatatttaaaaaaaatcgaaTCACTAATCTTGGAGGAAGTTGAATCTTCCGCGACTGTCAATTTGGAACCTATGCTTAGAAATCACAATAGAGACAAAGAAAATTTTACGAAATCTATTGGGCCTATAGATACTACTCTTGAAAGTTCTCTTTTTTACACTGACAATTTCATTGTCA GTTCGTTAAATGGATCAATTGCATTAATTGACATACCCTCACTGAAATGCAAATTTATCTTTCAAGACACGGGTGGACTGATTACCAGTTTGGATGCTCATCCGCGAAG TGATTTCATAGTCACCGGAAATGCTCACGGCTTACTGTGTTTATATGATTACAAGAAGCGCAAAGTTATTCTACGCCGGAAGACTCCTCCTCTTCCAGATTTGAACTTGTTGATTGAACATCAAGTGAAATGCGGTCACATTGTTTATTCTACGTGCCCCCAGAACAACGAAAAATTAACTGCGATTACGGTGCTAAAATATTCACCAGCAG GTGACATGCTCGCGTGTGGCCTTGAAAATGGAGTATTATGGATGTTGCACCCCATTACTCTAGATCCTCTTGATGAAATCCCTTACAAGCATTCCACAGAATCAatacataaattaatttttacagaATGCGCCGAATATATGGCTTATTCG GATAACACACAGGTAATAGCAGTATTCAAAAGAAATCGTCAACTATTTTTTGGAAATTATCTGTGGAATTTCCTCGGAAAATATCGTGTTCATAATGGAGTAATAAGGGATCTACTTTTTGGACCAGCTACCTGTAACAGTGTCGTACCTCGATTGTTTTCATTGGGGGAAGATAAGAATCTGATCGAGTACAATCTTGAAGATAG TGGACCATATCCTGATCCTGGTTTATTGATAGCTGAAATCTATCAAATTGAGTATACTGCCATTCCCCTTTGCCTTGCATGGTATCCTGAGTTGggtattgaaaaatttttaatgatctCTAATTCTGAG tacaAGTACAGGTTACTGAATGATCAAACCAAAATGATCCGAGGAACATTTTTGGGTCCGCTTTTTAGTACACCAGTTCGATATCTCAAG gTAATACCTGGTATGGAGCTTAAGGGTGGAGGGTACATAATATTTGCGACTGAAAAGGAAATCGGTCTTCAAATATATCCTTTTGATGGTAATCCTTATAAGATTTTGGGAATGATAGGCCACCCACGTAAG GTTACTAATATTTCTATTAACTCGGATGGTAACATATTGTTCACTTCCGGTCACAACGATCACTGCGTGTTGATgtggaaaataaaatgcaG ATCTGTTGATGTGTTAGCACGTTTAGGGGGTGAAAGCCTTAATCCATATTACTGCCTTATTCAAGGTGGCAAAACAGGATGGTTTATTAATGAAATGAGAGATTTCTTTTATTACGCTCAAATCTTGCAGCAAGGAGAAAACACGATAGCCATCAGAACAGTATCCGAAACGATTTCCATTAAACAGATAACAAATCTTATGCGTGCCGTTGGATATTATCCCAGCAACGAAGAA ATAGAGATTTTTATGGGGGAGATTTCTTACAGAAATTATGCTGACACTGGTCAACTAGTTGAGGAGGTTACATTCGAGCAGTATGTGAAACTTTATATAAATCATCGGCCAGCATTTGGAATTTCTATGCATCAGTTACAGGAAGcttttcagattttttcaaACCCACATCGAAGAGTATCGCTGAAAGAGGAGAACCCAGTAATGACTCGAGACagatttgtaaaaatactgtTTGGTGAAGGCCCTGAAGGAATGCTGAAAGACACTGACAATCTTTTTG GAGAACCGTTGACATCTCACGAAGCATTCGTATATTTGACATTTTTGATAAACTCTGATGAGCATTTGGAGGATTTGTTTTATCGAGATAAGGATACACGATCTCCGTCGGTGGAGTTTACGTTTTTACCAGAA CCAATGGTTTGTACGAGCTCAGCAGCAGTCGACTATCGTCCAACGATAAacgaaaacaaaaaacaacaaaattcgCGATGGAATATCgttttatttgatattttgtTCGCTAAATATCACATCGAAATCTTGGCAAGTATAACGTTGACTGGCTAG
- the LOC114881045 gene encoding uncharacterized protein LOC114881045, whose translation MEDEDGESKVMDMWSILGKQQLKDNSIGNSLKPSIDNVYTDVIEEEKQLLRYNSVATKDSQSKNNSTGSKIVFKGFKKRILAQAQEIQTNTAKIIAQEQQSLHSNVSPKSSKEKKAEIKRGKITEYAQYLGLQPSTKNKCTKCNSSSNLCSTLKQSSCTCNSTMTPMPSTSESSTMPPSPNFKITRKVYLCAACGTYFENWNLFLHMRDIHKRHICLFCLGMFGQAERLSYHLTKKHSVPEMAFTSVEDFYGAFKGSCYLVCCSCEKVFSETDNFYNHFCSPTSKQEVTASICTLCRQTGTHASTCSLAVDTSKEVNSVLPVSPQASVIPTHVLDKAVSGGNKTVSRKLIKNHRSKHIEDSVSNQQKANTHTKKTNNKIAASRPNESQLSDETLSRDENSENEVTHNAIKDTVSETIMEVSKYTENSCEAREETNENAVCPKNSELQPSIDTNSHNMPYDSVTETIMEVSRCTNNVEDSNTIKKEITGSVDTLDVSDKTEVDCDKISKQNTETPGSNEKTDITVNESNLINDEAEDVHKDETLETEMETKSDSPSRVSESSAHSPVNRSLFSPQHELQVSDLQSKEDTSENENKENLDVPNESQSSVSFNAAETSDRSLVIKICTNKNSQFTVTTKSESIENDDVNEKSEENNNADSSVAEEKESSVSEKDNKENNASFQTHDGDSDSDSFKLAVVDSNSEGTEEVEEAKEVKKVAEDKVESDMNIGSDENQIEITEEKSIDINENGNDDIEEQEKDVNQNEAENSVELQTQPNDGIMLAGEDVPCIDLNVDGILDSIEIDDLLKRCIEAASPFCVYCNHARHIAVNGKQLGLHMLAEHKFQPQHPAIIIQAEQFVARVKKSLDELDSQFFNLDSYSSENGTYNVPSVRTYECFHCRFHSAIHKELYLHNRKMHQKTILICIMCKSTFYSYSELLCHLCPGTYSPNINVKYRCCLCPVSNLPSAFRLMVHLRKRHHACDVCLESTGNQQRLSNHVWKHKLHHLCYRCGIAYRNKPDITKHLFWKHGTESVLCKKCLQKKWPHIYHFCIPPTAFVCEECGSSFSRAVALKVHKRLHSGDQPYACSECSERFISRKLLTKHENAHKEPPPVSASLADTTSQPPMLDEEKSDKEKAVVADSNSAASESTKEAKEPVKKVVDVYDLPPLNLSSESDTDSEEEKVEIKEPEAIEKSKPTEEDSKEPPMDQQNAVSSEPAADSIVEVEQNEEEKEQGAQIMDGIWDNFKSYTASLEMKDSGNNFIKEPEQEPEPETDVAFLRSIVLADHDYCVVWSDKEKEKQPEAKLNEKEEVTPSGDQDYLNKAQKNPAENNGMQSVSEEDPNKKKAKSPKKKKQNGSTSSSDSSSDSDSSSCSCGTNCSCSSSSSGSSSSSSSSSDSDSSTSENSPKKRKERKKDKDGAQELEAGRLDQENKEASAEMENGGGAAAEPVCLPQLLLRESDLETEETETDEDFYDEHPQQLANKLLAEKRNQLLLLAAVAPASTESAMPLNNGLTDVDTAIPSPDQMSTATEDQSQQKRKVKTKKRKKGERAKQRNVAPPVESIKLNIPKAFYQKNPSYPASSPTLMQQTMPLGSTNDAHLANASVESQAVGMTSQNIGGSGSEPENKRSSKRKRVPKRFYGDSSDDEVEKQPVTKWRKAETPTFAITPSIKTLPARLTFGGKSVAYRPPIQESQPENLGLATASATDSEEPAESSSESSDSEVEASQQMQTHLAESNTTVAERPVNLYCYCQCPYDEVSEMIACDAEDCRIEWFHFECVGIMVPPKGKWYCPDCRKKHGIVQNSEDYFD comes from the coding sequence ATGGAAGATGAAGATGGTGAAAGTAAAGTTATGGATATGTGGAGCATATTGGGAAAACAGCAGCTTAAAGATAATTCTATTGGAAACTCATTGAAGCCTTCAATTGATAATGTGTACACTGATGTAATAGAGGAAGAGAAACAATTATTGCGGTACAATTCTGTTGCAACCAAAGATTCTCAGAGCAAAAATAATAGTACAGGATCAAAAATTGTGTTCAAAGGATTTAAGAAACGGATTTTGGCACAAGCACAAGAAATACAAACAAACACAGCAAAAATTATAGCACAGGAACAGCAGTCGCTGCATTCTAATGTATCACCAAAAAGTAGCAAGGAAAAGAAAGCAGAGATTAAGAGAGGGAAAATAACCGAATATGCCCAATATTTGGGTCTTCAGCCTTCAACAAAGAATAAGTGTACGAAGTGTAACTCATCGTCTAATTTGTGTTCTACATTGAAGCAAAGTTCGTGCACTTGCAACTCTACGATGACGCCAATGCCTAGCACATCGGAATCATCCACGATGCCACCTTCtccaaattttaaaattacaagaAAAGTTTATCTTTGTGCAGCCTGTGGCACATACTTTGAAAAttggaatttatttttacacatGAGGGATATTCACAAACGCCATATATGTTTGTTCTGTCTTGGAATGTTTGGTCAAGCAGAAAGATTGTCGTATCATTTAACCAAAAAACATAGTGTTCCAGAAATGGCGTTCACGTCTGTTGAAGATTTCTATGGTGCTTTTAAAGGATCGTGTTATTTAGTTTGTTGCTCTTGCGAGAAAGTTTTTTCAGAAACggataatttttataatcacTTTTGCTCGCCAACGTCCAAACAAGAGGTCACTGCATCCATATGCACACTGTGCAGGCAAACAGGTACGCATGCAAGTACGTGCAGTTTAGCTGTTGACACGAGCAAAGAAGTTAATTCTGTGTTACCGGTTAGTCCACAAGCGAGCGTGATACCAACGCACGTGCTTGACAAAGCTGTAAGTGGTGGAAATAAAACTGTCTCAAGGaagttaataaaaaatcataGGTCTAAACACATAGAGGATAGTGTGTCGAATCAACAAAAGGCGAACACGCATACGAAAAagacaaataataaaattgccGCGTCTCGACCGAACGAAAGTCAACTATCGGATGAAACTTTAAGTAGAGACGAGAATTCTGAAAACGAAGTCACGCATAATGCGATTAAGGATACCGTGTCAGAGACGATAATGGAAGTCTCGAAGTACACTGAAAACTCCTGTGAGGCGAGAGAAGAAACTAATGAAAATGCGGTTTGTCCGAAAAATTCTGAATTACAGCCATCGATTGACACGAACAGCCATAATATGCCATATGATAGCGTAACTGAGACTATTATGGAGGTGTCACGGTGTACAAACAACGTAGAAGATTCAAATACAATTAAGAAAGAGATTACTGGCTCGGTCGATACGTTGGATGTGTCTGATAAAACAGAAGTCGATTGTGATAAAATAAGCAAACAGAATACAGAAACACCGGGTTCAAACGAGAAAACTGATATTACAGTAAACGAATCAAATTTGATAAATGATGAAGCAGAAGATGTACATAAAGATGAGACATTAGAGACTGAAATGGAAACTAAAAGCGATTCTCCTTCAAGAGTATCAGAAAGCTCTGCCCACAGTCCTGTCAATCGTTCGTTATTTAGTCCTCAACACGAATTACAGGTATCCGATTTACAGTCTAAAGAAGATACTAGcgagaatgaaaataaagaaaatttagatGTACCTAACGAATCTCAATCTTCGGTATCGTTCAATGCCGCTGAAACTTCCGATAGAAGCTTAGTTATCAAAATATGTACCAACAAGAACTCTCAGTTTACCGTTACGACTAAAAGCGAGAGTATAGAAAACGATGACGTTAACGAGAAATCCGAGGAAAATAACAACGCGGATAGTTCGGTGgcggaagaaaaagaatccAGTGTTTCTGAGAAGGATAACAAGGAGAACAACGCCAGCTTTCAAACGCACGACGGAGACAGCGATTCGGACAGTTTCAAATTAGCAGTAGTAGATAGTAATTCGGAAGGAACAGAGGAAGTTGAAGAAGCCAAGGAAGTTAAAAAAGTAGCTGAAGATAAGGTCGAGTCTGACATGAATATTGGAAGCGATGAAAACCAAATAGAAATAACTGAAGAAAAATCAATTGATATTAACGAGAATGGGAATGATGATATCGAGGAACAAGAGAAGGATGTTAATCAAAACGAGGCAGAAAATAGTGTGGAGCTTCAAACGCAGCCAAACGACGGAATAATGTTAGCTGGGGAGGATGTTCCTTGTATCGACCTTAACGTTGATGGTATTTTAGATAGTATAGAGATAGATGATTTATTGAAACGTTGCATAGAGGCAGCCAGTCCCTTCTGTGTCTACTGTAATCACGCACGCCATATAGCAGTTAACGGTAAACAATTAGGATTACATATGCTCGCGGAACACAAGTTTCAACCTCAGCATCCTGCTATAATCATTCAAGCAGAACAGTTCGTCGCCCGAGTGAAGAAGTCCCTGGACGAGTTGGATTCCCAGTTCTTTAATTTAGATTCTTATAGCAGCGAAAACGGTACATACAATGTCCCGAGTGTAAGAACGTACGAGTGTTTTCATTGTAGATTTCATTCTGCCATACACAAGGAACTTTACCTGCATAATAGGAAGATGCATCAAAAGACAATCTTAATCTGTATAATGTGTAAATCGACTTTCTATAGTTATAGCGAATTACTTTGTCACCTGTGCCCCGGAACGTACTCTCCGAACATTAACGTCAAGTACAGGTGTTGTCTGTGCCCCGTGTCGAATCTGCCATCCGCGTTTAGGCTAATGGTTCACTTGCGTAAACGGCATCACGCGTGCGATGTGTGCTTGGAGTCGACTGGGAATCAGCAGCGGTTATCGAACCACGTGTGGAAGCACAAGCTTCATCATTTGTGCTACAGGTGCGGCATCGCGTACAGAAACAAACCGGACATCACGAAACACTTATTCTGGAAGCACGGAACGGAGAGCGTGCTGTGCAAGAAATGCCTGCAGAAAAAGTGGCCGCATATTTATCATTTCTGCATACCACCCACGGCTTTCGTTTGCGAGGAATGCGGGTCCAGCTTCTCGCGAGCGGTCGCCCTGAAGGTGCATAAGAGATTACATTCCGGAGACCAACCGTACGCTTGTAGCGAGTGTTCCGAGCGATTCATATCCCGAAAGCTTTTGACCAAACACGAGAACGCTCATAAAGAACCGCCACCGGTTAGCGCGAGTCTAGCGGACACCACGAGCCAACCACCGATGCTCGACGAAGAAAAATCGGACAAGGAAAAAGCAGTCGTGGCCGACAGCAACTCGGCCGCCTCTGAATCCACCAAAGAGGCGAAGGAACCTGTGAAGAAGGTCGTCGACGTCTACGACCTACCCCCTCTGAATCTTTCTTCCGAAAGTGATACGGATTCCGAGGAAGAGAAAGTCGAAATTAAAGAACCGGAGGCAATCGAGAAGAGCAAACCAACCGAGGAGGATTCCAAAGAGCCTCCCATGGATCAACAAAACGCAGTTTCCTCTGAACCGGCAGCGGACAGCATAGTGGAGGTGGAACAGAACgaggaagaaaaggaacaaGGGGCGCAGATCATGGACGGTATCTGGGACAATTTTAAGTCCTACACAGCCAGCTTGGAGATGAAGGACTCTGGGAACAATTTCATCAAGGAACCAGAGCAAGAACCAGAGCCAGAAACTGACGTCGCATTCCTTAGGAGTATAGTGTTAGCTGACCACGATTACTGCGTGGTATGGTCTGACaaggagaaagagaagcaACCAGAGGCGAAATTAAATGAGAAAGAGGAAGTGACTCCGAGCGGGGACCaagattatttaaacaaaGCGCAGAAAAATCCGGCCGAGAACAATGGAATGCAAAGCGTCAGCGAGGAGGATCCGAATAAGAAGAAGGCGAAGAGTcctaagaagaagaaacaaaacGGAAGTACCTCGTCCAGTGATTCGTCTAGCGACAGCGATTCGAGCAGTTGTTCTTGTGGTACCAATTGCAGCTGTAGTAGCTCTTCTTCGGGTAGTTCTTCCAGTTCTAGCAGTAGCTCCGATTCGGACAGTTCCACGTCAGAGAATTCTCCAAAGAAACGCAAGGAACGGAAGAAAGATAAAGACGGCGCGCAGGAGTTGGAGGCTGGACGCTTGGACCAGGAGAACAAGGAAGCTTCAGCGGAGATGGAGAACGGTGGAGGAGCCGCGGCAGAGCCAGTTTGTCTGCCACAGCTTCTGCTAAGAGAGTCCGACCTGGAGACCGAGGAGACGGAGACGGACGAGGACTTCTACGACGAGCATCCGCAGCAACTGGCGAATAAGTTGCTCGCGGAAAAACGGAACCAGTTGCTGCTTTTGGCGGCGGTGGCTCCGGCGTCCACGGAGTCGGCGATGCCGTTGAACAACGGCTTAACGGACGTCGACACCGCTATCCCATCACCGGACCAGATGTCCACCGCCACGGAGGACCAATCGCAACAGAAGAGGAAAGTGAAGACGAAGAAGCGAAAGAAGGGCGAGAGAGCGAAACAGCGGAACGTGGCACCACCAGTCGAGTCTATAAAACTAAACATTCCTAAAGCGTTTTACCAAAAGAACCCCAGTTACCCGGCTTCGTCGCCGACGCTGATGCAGCAGACGATGCCTCTGGGCTCGACGAACGACGCGCACCTGGCGAACGCGTCCGTCGAGTCTCAGGCAGTCGGTATGACCAGTCAGAACATCGGTGGCAGCGGTTCGGAGCCAGAGAACAAGCGTTCGTCGAAGCGGAAACGGGTACCGAAACGATTCTACGGCGACTCCAGCGACGACGAGGTGGAGAAGCAACCGGTGACGAAGTGGAGGAAGGCGGAGACGCCTACGTTCGCGATCACACCGAGCATTAAGACGTTGCCCGCGAGGCTGACCTTCGGGGGCAAGTCCGTGGCGTACAGGCCGCCGATACAGGAGAGCCAGCCGGAGAACCTCGGACTCGCTACGGCTTCCGCCACCGACTCGGAGGAACCGGCCGAGAGCAGCAGCGAGTCTAGCGACTCCGAGGTAGAGGCTAGCCAACAGATGCAAACGCATCTGGCGGAGAGTAACACGACGGTAGCGGAACGGCCGGTTAATCTCTATTGTTACTGTCAGTGCCCGTACGACGAAGTGTCGGAGATGATCGCCTGCGACGCCGAAGACTGTCGCATCGAGTGGTTTCATTTCGAGTGCGTCGGCATCATGGTGCCACCGAAAGGTAAATGGTATTGTCCGGACTGTCGAAAGAAGCACGGAATCGTGCAGAACAGCGAGGACTACTTTGACTGA
- the LOC114876914 gene encoding CCR4-NOT transcription complex subunit 3: MAATRKLQGEIDRCLKKVTEGVETFEDIWQKVHNATNSNQKEKYEADLKKEIKKLQRLRDQIKTWLASGEIKDKSTLLEYRKLIETQMERFKVVERETKTKAYSKEGLGAAQKLDPAQKEREEVSNWLANSIDALNLQLDTFESEIESLLAGKKKRLDKDKQDRMDELKAKLDKHRYHIRKLETLLRMLDNMSVEVNTIKRIKDDVEYYIESSQEPDFEENEYIYDDIIGLDEVELSGVGIPSSATTDSNNSNETGGTPTSTNSGTSPIPSPPLSSTMHNHSSDSSTDNDKKTKPVKPTAVRPLLNSQASIPTTGSTATIKSNLLSSSTPSKTIPMTPSHSSPSSTSNHIATTNAGNFATVAASHSNSQAIHSTSSKTSSHSSENGLLSSSSTSSVTSNVPQTISQQHNNPAPIQTTHVLHNQQNQNHNSETEMTTPIPPSSSPQSSVSSRSSPLPANSCSPAPSTANGLIPKLPDGMSSLKSIAQQVIVRADLEIPPSESNRNIFDSTKANNNNNNATSEAHIPPLLGVAPLGPVPLQKEHQLQFQMMEAAYYHMPHPSDSERLRSYLPRNLCPTPPYYQQVQLPHSDTVEFFQRLSTETLFFIFYYMEGSKGQYLAAKALKKQSWRFHTKYMMWFQRHEEPKVINEEYEQGTYIYFDYEKWGQRKKEGFTFEYKYLEDRDLN, translated from the exons ATGGCTGCGACGAGAAAGTTGCAAG gTGAAATAGATCGGTGCCTTAAAAAAGTAACAGAAGGTGTGGAGACCTTTGAGGACATTTGGCAGAAGGTTCATAATGCTACAAACAGCAACCAGAAAGAGAAATATGAGGCAGACCTTAAGAAGGAAATCAAAAAGCTCCAGAGGTTACGCGATCAGATCAAAACCTGGCTTGCATCAGGAGAGATTAAGGATAAAAGTACACTCCTGGAATACAGGAAGTTAATTGAAACT CAAATGGAAAGGTTTAAAGTTGTGGAAAGAGAAACAAAAACGAAAGCGTATTCTAAGGAAGGATTAGGGGCAGCTCAGAAACTTGATCCAGCTCaaaaagaaagggaagaaGTTAGCAATTGGCTCGCAAATTCTATAGATGCTTTAAATCTACAG CTGGACACATTTGAATCCGAGATAGAATCGTTACTCgcaggaaagaaaaaaaggttagATAAAGATAAGCAGGATAGGATGGATGAATTGAAAGCAAAGCTTGATAAACATCGTTACCATATCCGTAAATTGGAAACATTGTTGCGTATGTTAGACAATATGTCTGTTGAAGTTAATACT ATCAAGAGGATAAAAGATGATGTAGAGTATTACATCGAGTCCTCGCAAGAACCTGATTTCGAggaaaatgaatatatttatGATGATATTATTGGTCTCGATGAAGTAGAGTTGTCTGGAGTTGGTATTCCCTCATCAGCAACTACAGATAGTAACAATAGTAATGAGACTGGAGGAACACCAACCTCGACTAACTCTGGTACTTCGCCCATACCATCACCTCCATTAAGTTCCACAATGCATAACCATTCAAGTGATAGTTCTACAGATAATGACAAAAAAACGAAG CCTGTGAAACCTACAGCAGTCAGGCCGCTACTAAATTCACAGGCGAGCATTCCAACCACGGGAAGCACTGCCACCATAAAATCGAATTTATTATCGAGCAGCACTCCAAGCAAGACCATTCCCATGACACCTAGCCATAGCTCGCCTAGTTCTACAAGTAATCACATCGCTACAACCAATGCTGGCAACTTCGCCACCGTAGCTGCTTCACACAGTAATTCGCAAGCCATCCATTCTACCTCTAGTAAAACATCTT CTCATAGCAGTGAAAATGGTTTGTTGTCATCATCATCTACGTCCAGCGTTACCTCAAATGTGCCACAAACGATCTCGCAGCAGCACAATAATCCGGCGCCCATACAAACGACACATGTATTGCACAATCAACAAAATCAGAATCACAATAGTGAAACTGAAATGACTACGCCGATCCCACCGTCATCATCACCACAATCATCAGTTAGCAGTAGGTCTTCACCTCTGCCTGCAAATTCCTGCTCGCCAGCGCCATCCACTGCCAATGGTCTTATTCCTAAGCTTCCTGATGGCATGTCCTCTTTGAAATCTATAGCCCAACAAGTAATTGTCCGAGCAGATCTGGAAATACCACCGTCCGAGTCGAATAGAAACATCTTCGACAGTACTAAAGCGaacaataataacaacaatgCCACATCGGAAGCACACATTCCTCCTTTGCTTGGTGTTGCGCCGCTCGGACCGGTACCTCTTCAGAAAGAACACCAGCTACAGTTCCAGATGATGGAGGCCGCTTATTATCATATGCCTCATCCGTCTGATTCGGAGCGTTTACGATCATATTTACCAAGAAATCTATGTCCAACGCCTCCTTATTATCAGCAG GTCCAACTTCCCCACTCCGATACTGTAGAGTTCTTCCAACGTCTTTCTACCGAAACATTAttcttcatattttattacatgGAAGGTTCTAAGGGCCAATATTTGGCCGCGAAAGCTCTAAAGAAACAAAGTTGGAGGTTTCATACAAAGTATATGATGTGGTTTCAAAGGCACGAAGAACCAAAAGTAATTAATGAAGAATATGAACAG GGAACCtacatttattttgattaCGAAAAGTGGGgacaaagaaaaaaggaaggcTTTACTTTCGAGTACAAGTACTTAGAGGACAGAGATCTGAACTAA